A stretch of Paenibacillus sp. URB8-2 DNA encodes these proteins:
- a CDS encoding GH32 C-terminal domain-containing protein produces the protein MGRGKKLRGKVWLNAWVAVLLLGTVIFPGSYSVAWAASVADVTYGESISESVSISGANSNLSGWTARDKGIIEETADGLKLSSSENGFALSAEQGESFSYETDVTLLQNSGVVSLIFRSNDSGWGSYMAQLDPGADILKLKDANGDRVLKTESVPLEVGQTYHLKVTAEGASLKVYWNGGSEPLIQVSDSAYTGGYFGMHVWNSSAVFQNINMQVINTETKPGTVNGNLSGWTAKDKGSIEETADGLRLSSSENGFALSAEQGESFSYEADVTLLQNSGVVSLIFRSNDSGWGSYMAQLDPGADILKMKDADGDRVLQTESVPLEAGQTYHLKVTADGASLKVYWNGGSDPLLEAEDTAHTGGYFGMHVWNSAAVFQNIYAGPLGEPQPIEMSGVSSNLTGWTQRGIGTASSGPEGLQLSASGAVTVMSDTYAQDFTYESDIMLKSADTAGSLLLRSDKEGRNALLVQVDGKAGKIRLADAGSGQSDRLWIEKSIAVLPGVSYHVKVKADGNRIKVYWNGKYDPIISAETELYSVNKGLGLRGAGTAVFQNIKVSDLLTNIEGLSNADGLWMKDFQGLKGTAQGAQWSLHLSETQAEDFVLEGNVTISVYSPSAEAALLFRANEDGSGYWLQLNANEGTVKLVKSGSAGREVLASSSDIPLAPGKKHHIEIHAAGSKISVYVDGYKGAVAQLEDSTYASGLTGFAVAGGSAYFQDVYLTPSGGYYNEIYRPAYHYTPARGSASDPNGLVYFEGEYHLFHQDGGQWAHAVSTDLVHWKRLPLALKWNDMGHIWSGSAVADETNASGLFGDSGGKGLIAYYTSFNPDKTGGNQKIGLAFSKDKGRTWQYYGDGAVIQNPGYVSPNEPGNWDFRDPKVVRDEVNNRWVMVVSGGDHIRFFTSENLIDWTLTDTFGYGSYIRGGVWECPDLFPLPVDGNASNMKWVLMLSSGANPKTNGSDAEYFIGDLTPEGKFVNDNPAGTVLRTDYGKEMYASTSFANAPNGRRIILAWMTNWDYPFSFPTSPWKGELTVPRELSLKTTADGLRLAQAPIAELETLRGAPFSVTDTSVSEDTDNILASSFGNAYEIEAELELPQRGAASEFGFLLREGGDQRTAIGYRAGDGTLFIDRSASGRTDFSSKFSTLHEAHVPVVNSTLKVRILVDQSSIEVFAADGTAVFSDVIFPGAARSGMSFYAKGGAVKVKSLKVYPLKNIWNGEFQPDDSAGRIILDSSVLELGSGESKEIYANVLPHESAKELVWTSADESVVKAEPSGSGSAVLKAVAPGTAAVTVQTSDGSLSAVIQVTVGIFHTNLKNWKPNSSWAVTSEGIRGTFDSDSNYMSGDRAADFTYEADVMLPSTGGAGSILFRSNTDGTSAYYFNLDPNLKAARLFYMADGQFQDRQVLAKVPMALTTGVKHHAKITAVGTRITIELDGRQIIDVDDDTYRQGAFGVNVFGGDAYYQNVNVTGATAADDSVYRFINEGTGAALAADSQNSLALLRTAPEQESVNQYWSYYPIKNNAYTIRTGGSGKSLDWDTGANKVQLYAYLGYDNQRWLVNGNSDGTLTILSKFQPGKALEAREDGTVALGDADGSDRQKWRAVKVEAGGGEPEPLPSAAPSAAPSVAPSAAPSAAPSVVPSAEPSAASSAEPTPAPEPTPAPAPKPSAAPQPGDAVTGTVNQASAAFFTAAKTEQGSGSALAIKLDGGALKQLAGDKAADLQIKVGVKEDVVITGLSAAEWNGLFQGGSRLTVSTPELTLPLTSLSIGDAIAGLGGNVKAEDIGVRLSIERSAAASDAEKIAAGQGYRLLADPLAVKLTLSYKDKSVSAPLKAPAELLIPVPSEQAGTQGGIAAVSVQDGGRLFAIPAALRTVDNTRYAVIHEAAGYRTYALLSGKTSFSDTPGHWVQGIAADLAGRLMLAGDGDGRFAPERKVTRSELAALSVRSLGLMGGEISSPAFSDVPASSWAYGPAELAHQYGLVTGYPGGVFDGGGEVSREQAMVIVYNAISLIKGGHPPAEPVKTAGSLSAYRDRSELSPWAAAAAAYLIDSGIVQGDGTRELRPKDTLTRAEAAALIHRMLQANSWID, from the coding sequence TTGGGAAGAGGGAAGAAGCTTCGGGGGAAAGTCTGGTTAAACGCGTGGGTTGCCGTACTGCTGCTGGGAACGGTTATATTCCCGGGTTCATATTCGGTGGCGTGGGCGGCGTCGGTAGCAGACGTTACGTATGGTGAAAGCATTTCTGAGAGCGTTTCAATTAGTGGCGCGAACAGCAACTTAAGCGGGTGGACGGCGAGGGACAAGGGGATCATTGAGGAGACGGCGGACGGCCTGAAGCTGTCGTCTTCAGAGAACGGCTTCGCGCTGTCGGCGGAGCAGGGAGAAAGCTTCAGCTATGAAACGGACGTAACGCTGCTTCAGAACAGCGGCGTGGTGTCGCTCATCTTCCGCTCGAACGACAGCGGCTGGGGCTCGTACATGGCGCAGCTTGATCCGGGCGCGGATATCCTCAAGCTGAAGGATGCGAACGGCGACCGGGTGCTGAAGACGGAAAGCGTGCCGCTGGAAGTCGGACAGACGTACCACCTTAAGGTGACGGCGGAGGGCGCGTCGCTTAAGGTATACTGGAACGGCGGAAGCGAGCCGCTGATTCAGGTAAGCGATTCCGCCTACACCGGCGGGTATTTTGGCATGCATGTCTGGAACAGCTCGGCCGTGTTCCAGAATATTAATATGCAGGTCATCAACACGGAGACGAAGCCGGGAACGGTGAACGGCAACCTGAGCGGCTGGACGGCGAAGGACAAAGGGAGCATCGAGGAGACGGCAGACGGGCTGAGGCTCTCCTCTTCAGAGAACGGCTTCGCGCTGTCAGCGGAGCAGGGTGAAAGCTTCAGCTATGAAGCGGACGTAACGCTGCTCCAGAACAGCGGCGTGGTGTCGCTCATTTTCCGTTCAAACGACAGCGGCTGGGGCTCGTACATGGCCCAGCTTGATCCGGGCGCGGACATCCTGAAGATGAAGGACGCGGACGGAGACCGGGTGCTGCAGACGGAGAGCGTGCCGCTGGAAGCCGGACAGACATATCACCTCAAGGTGACGGCGGACGGCGCGTCGCTGAAGGTGTACTGGAACGGCGGAAGCGACCCGCTGCTGGAAGCTGAGGATACCGCCCACACCGGCGGGTATTTCGGCATGCATGTCTGGAACAGCGCGGCGGTATTCCAGAATATTTATGCGGGCCCGCTCGGCGAACCGCAGCCGATAGAGATGTCCGGCGTCAGCAGCAATCTGACGGGCTGGACGCAGCGGGGAATTGGAACCGCTTCCTCAGGTCCCGAAGGCCTTCAACTGTCGGCATCGGGAGCGGTTACGGTCATGTCGGACACCTACGCCCAGGATTTCACTTATGAAAGCGACATAATGCTAAAGTCAGCGGATACGGCAGGCTCCTTGCTGCTGCGTTCGGATAAAGAAGGGCGCAATGCGCTGCTGGTTCAGGTGGACGGCAAAGCCGGCAAAATCCGGCTGGCCGATGCGGGCAGCGGACAATCGGACCGCCTTTGGATCGAGAAGAGCATCGCGGTCCTTCCGGGTGTCAGCTACCATGTAAAGGTCAAAGCGGACGGAAACCGGATTAAAGTCTACTGGAACGGCAAATACGATCCCATAATCAGCGCCGAAACGGAGCTTTATTCCGTCAATAAGGGACTTGGTCTTCGCGGGGCGGGAACCGCGGTGTTTCAGAATATTAAAGTGAGCGATCTGCTTACAAATATAGAAGGTCTGTCGAACGCGGACGGGTTATGGATGAAGGACTTTCAGGGCCTTAAAGGAACGGCGCAGGGAGCACAGTGGTCCCTGCATCTCTCCGAAACGCAGGCGGAGGATTTCGTTCTGGAGGGCAACGTTACGATTTCCGTGTATTCACCGTCTGCCGAAGCGGCGCTGCTGTTCCGGGCAAACGAAGACGGTTCCGGCTACTGGCTTCAATTGAATGCGAATGAAGGCACAGTTAAGCTGGTGAAGTCGGGTTCGGCAGGACGGGAGGTGCTGGCTTCCTCTTCGGATATTCCGCTTGCTCCCGGGAAGAAGCATCATATTGAAATTCATGCGGCGGGATCGAAAATCTCGGTCTATGTGGACGGCTATAAGGGAGCGGTCGCCCAGCTTGAGGATAGCACCTATGCCTCGGGCCTGACCGGTTTTGCCGTAGCAGGAGGCAGCGCTTATTTTCAGGATGTCTATTTGACGCCTTCCGGCGGTTACTACAATGAAATTTACCGTCCGGCGTATCATTATACGCCTGCGCGCGGCTCGGCAAGCGATCCGAACGGGCTGGTTTATTTTGAAGGGGAATATCATCTCTTTCATCAGGACGGCGGACAGTGGGCTCATGCAGTCAGCACCGATCTCGTTCACTGGAAGCGTCTGCCGCTTGCGCTGAAATGGAACGACATGGGCCATATCTGGTCGGGATCGGCGGTTGCGGACGAGACGAACGCCTCGGGGCTGTTCGGCGACTCCGGGGGCAAAGGCCTTATTGCCTACTACACTTCTTTTAATCCCGACAAGACCGGCGGCAACCAGAAAATCGGGCTGGCTTTCAGCAAGGATAAAGGGCGCACCTGGCAGTATTACGGGGATGGCGCGGTTATCCAAAATCCGGGCTATGTAAGCCCCAATGAACCGGGGAACTGGGATTTCCGCGATCCGAAGGTCGTCCGGGACGAGGTGAATAACCGCTGGGTCATGGTCGTTTCCGGCGGCGATCACATCCGCTTCTTCACCTCGGAGAATCTGATCGACTGGACGCTGACCGACACCTTCGGCTACGGCAGCTATATAAGAGGCGGAGTGTGGGAATGTCCCGACCTGTTCCCTCTGCCGGTGGATGGCAACGCCTCGAACATGAAATGGGTGCTGATGCTCAGCTCGGGCGCTAATCCGAAGACGAACGGCTCGGATGCGGAGTATTTCATCGGCGATCTGACTCCCGAGGGCAAATTCGTCAACGATAACCCGGCAGGAACGGTGCTTAGAACCGATTACGGCAAAGAGATGTACGCTTCGACTTCCTTCGCCAACGCGCCGAACGGACGTCGGATCATACTGGCCTGGATGACCAACTGGGACTATCCGTTCAGCTTCCCGACCTCGCCGTGGAAGGGAGAGCTGACGGTGCCGCGCGAATTGTCGCTGAAGACGACAGCGGACGGCCTGCGTCTGGCGCAGGCTCCGATTGCGGAGCTTGAGACCTTGCGGGGCGCGCCATTCTCGGTTACCGATACTTCCGTCTCTGAGGATACGGACAATATCCTGGCTTCTTCCTTCGGCAATGCTTATGAAATTGAGGCCGAGCTTGAACTGCCTCAGAGAGGAGCCGCTTCGGAATTCGGATTCTTATTGCGCGAAGGCGGCGACCAGCGGACCGCTATCGGTTACCGCGCAGGGGACGGCACGCTGTTCATCGATCGTTCCGCTTCCGGACGGACCGATTTCTCATCCAAGTTCTCCACCCTGCATGAGGCCCATGTGCCGGTAGTGAACTCCACGCTGAAGGTGCGCATTCTGGTGGACCAATCCTCCATCGAGGTGTTTGCAGCGGATGGCACGGCGGTGTTCTCCGATGTGATTTTTCCGGGTGCGGCGCGGAGCGGCATGAGCTTTTACGCCAAGGGCGGCGCGGTGAAGGTGAAGTCCTTGAAGGTATATCCGCTGAAAAATATTTGGAACGGCGAGTTTCAGCCGGACGACTCGGCCGGCCGGATCATTCTGGACAGCAGTGTGCTGGAGCTGGGCTCCGGGGAATCCAAGGAGATCTACGCCAATGTGCTGCCGCATGAGTCCGCGAAGGAGTTAGTCTGGACCTCCGCCGACGAATCAGTCGTCAAGGCCGAGCCGTCCGGTTCCGGCAGCGCCGTGCTGAAGGCCGTGGCGCCGGGGACGGCGGCCGTTACCGTACAGACGTCTGACGGAAGCCTGTCAGCCGTCATTCAAGTGACCGTGGGTATATTCCATACGAATCTGAAAAACTGGAAGCCAAATTCCAGCTGGGCGGTGACATCCGAGGGCATCCGGGGCACCTTTGACAGCGACTCCAACTATATGTCGGGGGATCGGGCGGCGGATTTCACCTATGAAGCCGACGTTATGCTCCCGAGCACCGGCGGAGCCGGATCGATTCTGTTCCGGTCGAACACCGACGGTACGAGCGCTTACTATTTCAACCTTGATCCCAATTTGAAGGCTGCGCGGCTGTTCTATATGGCCGATGGCCAGTTCCAGGACCGGCAGGTGCTGGCGAAAGTGCCAATGGCTCTGACGACGGGAGTGAAGCATCATGCCAAAATCACAGCCGTGGGCACGCGGATCACAATCGAGCTGGACGGACGGCAAATTATTGATGTAGACGACGATACCTATCGTCAGGGCGCATTCGGTGTGAATGTATTCGGCGGGGACGCCTATTACCAGAACGTCAATGTAACCGGGGCAACGGCGGCTGATGATTCGGTCTACCGTTTCATAAATGAGGGGACGGGAGCGGCGCTTGCGGCCGACAGCCAAAATTCCCTAGCCTTGCTGAGAACGGCGCCTGAACAGGAATCGGTCAATCAATACTGGAGCTATTACCCGATCAAAAATAACGCCTACACGATCCGGACGGGGGGAAGCGGCAAATCGCTCGACTGGGATACGGGGGCGAACAAGGTTCAATTGTACGCCTATCTCGGCTATGACAATCAGCGCTGGCTGGTGAACGGGAACTCGGACGGGACGCTGACGATCCTGTCCAAGTTCCAGCCAGGCAAGGCGCTGGAAGCCCGGGAGGATGGAACGGTCGCGCTTGGCGACGCGGACGGTTCCGATCGGCAAAAATGGCGCGCCGTGAAGGTGGAGGCCGGCGGCGGAGAGCCTGAGCCGCTGCCATCGGCAGCACCGTCAGCAGCGCCATCAGTAGCACCGTCGGCGGCGCCATCGGCAGCGCCGTCAGTGGTGCCATCGGCCGAGCCCTCAGCGGCATCGTCGGCCGAGCCGACCCCGGCACCCGAGCCGACGCCTGCTCCGGCACCGAAGCCCTCAGCGGCTCCGCAGCCGGGGGATGCCGTGACGGGCACCGTCAATCAGGCTTCGGCAGCCTTCTTTACCGCTGCCAAGACGGAGCAGGGAAGCGGTTCGGCGCTGGCGATCAAGCTTGACGGCGGCGCGCTGAAACAGCTGGCCGGCGACAAGGCGGCCGATCTTCAGATCAAGGTCGGCGTGAAGGAAGACGTTGTGATAACCGGCTTGTCGGCCGCCGAGTGGAACGGGCTGTTTCAAGGAGGAAGCCGTCTCACCGTCAGCACGCCGGAGCTTACCCTGCCGCTGACTTCGCTTTCGATTGGCGATGCCATCGCAGGTCTGGGCGGCAATGTGAAGGCGGAGGACATCGGAGTGCGTCTGTCCATTGAGCGTAGCGCGGCGGCGTCCGATGCGGAGAAGATAGCCGCGGGTCAGGGATATCGTCTGCTGGCCGATCCGCTGGCGGTCAAGCTGACGCTTAGTTACAAGGACAAGAGTGTGTCCGCGCCTTTAAAAGCGCCGGCTGAACTGCTCATTCCGGTTCCGTCAGAGCAGGCGGGAACGCAGGGCGGAATTGCCGCCGTTTCGGTTCAGGATGGAGGAAGGCTGTTTGCGATACCGGCTGCGCTTAGGACGGTGGATAACACACGGTATGCCGTCATCCACGAGGCTGCCGGTTACCGGACGTATGCGCTGCTGAGCGGTAAGACGTCCTTCTCCGACACCCCGGGCCACTGGGTTCAGGGCATCGCCGCAGACCTGGCGGGCCGCCTGATGCTTGCAGGCGACGGAGACGGCCGGTTTGCGCCGGAACGCAAGGTTACGCGTTCGGAACTGGCGGCGCTCTCCGTACGAAGCCTCGGGCTCATGGGCGGAGAGATTTCATCCCCCGCCTTCAGTGATGTGCCTGCCTCTTCCTGGGCCTACGGACCGGCGGAGCTTGCGCATCAGTATGGGCTTGTCACCGGCTATCCCGGCGGCGTCTTTGACGGCGGCGGTGAGGTGAGCAGGGAACAGGCTATGGTGATCGTTTACAATGCCATCTCCCTCATCAAGGGAGGACATCCGCCGGCGGAACCTGTGAAGACGGCGGGCAGCCTGTCTGCTTACCGGGACCGCAGCGAGTTGTCTCCATGGGCTGCAGCTGCGGCTGCATATCTTATTGACAGCGGCATTGTCCAGGGAGACGGTACCCGCGAGCTTAGACCGAAGGATACGCTGACAAGAGCGGAAGCGGCTGCCTTGA